One segment of Vulpes lagopus strain Blue_001 chromosome 8, ASM1834538v1, whole genome shotgun sequence DNA contains the following:
- the IL2RA gene encoding interleukin-2 receptor subunit alpha isoform X1 → MEPSLLMWGILTFITVSGYTTDFCDDPPNLKHATFKALTYKTGTVLNCDCERGFRRISSYMRCTGNSSHASWENKCQCKSISPENRKGKVTTKPEEQKGENPTEMQSQTPPMDEVDLVGHCREPPPWEHENSKRIYHFVVGQTLHYQCMQGFTALHRGPAKSVCKTIFGKTRWTQPPLKCIGESQFPDDEELQASTDAPAGRDTSSPFITTSTPGKATISGPETIMQGTKQFASWSPARSCIRDGQAQTTSRPSHVSNAGSLGGSVSWATDSWFRLRS, encoded by the exons ACTTCTGCGATGACCCACCAAACCTCAAACACGCCACATTCAAAGCTCTCACATACAAGACGGGCACGGTGTTAAATTGTGACTGTGAGAGGGGCTTCCGCAGAATAAGCAGCTACATGCGTTGTACAGGAAACTCTAGCCATGCTTCCTGGGAAAACAAATGTCAATGCAAAAGTATAT CCccagagaacagaaaaggaaaagttacCACTAAACCTGAGGAACAGAAGGGAGAAAACCCCACAGAAATGCAGAGCCAAACGCCACCCATGGACGAAGTTGACCTTGTAG gtcactgcagggagcctcctcccTGGGAACATGAAAACTCCAAGAGAATTTACCACTTTGTAGTGGGGCAGACGCTTCACTACCAGTGCATGCAGGGATTCACAGCCCTTCACAGAGGTCCTGCCAAGAGCGTCTGCAAAACCATCTTTGGGAAGACCAGATGGACGCAGCCCCCGCTCAAGTGCATAGGTGAAAGTCAGTTTCCAG ATGACGAAGAGCTTCAAGCAAGCACTGATGCTCCTGCCGGGAGGGATACTTCATCTCCCTTCATAACGACAAGTACTCCAGGTAAGGCTACAATCTCTGGCCCTGAAACCATCATGCAGGGGACCAAGCAGTTTGCCTCATGGAGCCCGGCCCGCAGCTGCATCAGGGATGGGCAGGCCCAGACGACCTCCCGGCCCTCACATGTGTCAAAcgcggggagcctgggtggctctgtcagttgggcgactgactcttggtttcggctcaggtcttga
- the IL2RA gene encoding interleukin-2 receptor subunit alpha isoform X2, whose protein sequence is MEPSLLMWGILTFITVSGYTTDFCDDPPNLKHATFKALTYKTGTVLNCDCERGFRRISSYMRCTGNSSHASWENKCQCKSISPENRKGKVTTKPEEQKGENPTEMQSQTPPMDEVDLVGHCREPPPWEHENSKRIYHFVVGQTLHYQCMQGFTALHRGPAKSVCKTIFGKTRWTQPPLKCIGESQFPDDEELQASTDAPAGRDTSSPFITTSTPDFHKHTEVATTMESFIFTTEYQIAVAGCVLLLISIVLLSGLTWQRRRRKSRTI, encoded by the exons ACTTCTGCGATGACCCACCAAACCTCAAACACGCCACATTCAAAGCTCTCACATACAAGACGGGCACGGTGTTAAATTGTGACTGTGAGAGGGGCTTCCGCAGAATAAGCAGCTACATGCGTTGTACAGGAAACTCTAGCCATGCTTCCTGGGAAAACAAATGTCAATGCAAAAGTATAT CCccagagaacagaaaaggaaaagttacCACTAAACCTGAGGAACAGAAGGGAGAAAACCCCACAGAAATGCAGAGCCAAACGCCACCCATGGACGAAGTTGACCTTGTAG gtcactgcagggagcctcctcccTGGGAACATGAAAACTCCAAGAGAATTTACCACTTTGTAGTGGGGCAGACGCTTCACTACCAGTGCATGCAGGGATTCACAGCCCTTCACAGAGGTCCTGCCAAGAGCGTCTGCAAAACCATCTTTGGGAAGACCAGATGGACGCAGCCCCCGCTCAAGTGCATAGGTGAAAGTCAGTTTCCAG ATGACGAAGAGCTTCAAGCAAGCACTGATGCTCCTGCCGGGAGGGATACTTCATCTCCCTTCATAACGACAAGTACTCCAG ATTTCCACAAACACACAGAAGTGGCTACAACCATGGAGTCGTTCATATTCACAACCGAGTATCAGATAGCAG TGGCGGGCTGCGTCCTCCTGCTGATCAGCATCGTCCTGCTGAGTGGGCTCACCTGGCAGCGGAGAAG GAGGAAGAGTAGAACAATCTAG